The genome window GAAACGTCTGAGTCTCGCGCTGTCTATTTGGCACTTTGATTGATGTCCTCGTGGGCGCCAAAGGGGTGGGGGGCTACAGTCGAGCGTTGCTTTCCTGCATatacaccaaacacacacacacacacacacacacacacacacacacacacccacacacacacacacacacacacacacacacacacacacacacacacacacacacacacacacacacacggtagaTAACGATAGGAGCTCGTGCAGAATTAGCCCAGACGTTGAGTCCTGGGAGCGGCGCGTGGAGCAAACTCTGTTCCTCGCGCCGGAGCTGGGGACTCGCGCAGCGGAGGCCATGGATCACACCGGGATACCGGGGGCGCATCTGCAGGAGCACCCGCACGCGGAGCCCATCAGCTTTGGCATCGAGCATATCCTCAGTATGGAGAGCTGCATGCTGAGTGCGAGGATGCACGAGCAGGACTACGGGCATGGGGCCTACAACAACAGCGGTGCGAACGGTGGCGGCTACATGTACGGTAACACCGGATATAACGGCACCAGCAGTGCGTGCGGGATGGCTCCCATTGGCTCGGCTTATCACATGAACGTGGGCGTGAATGCAAACGGGACTAACGTTACTTCTGCCGGGCATGGGGTCATCCGGGTCCCTGCGCACCGGCCCCTGAGTTGCGGGAGCTCTGCGGGATCCGCGCCGCCGGGTGCAGGGAACATCAACCTGAGCGCCATCACCTTCCCCTGGATGGAGAGCAACCGCCGCTTCACCAAAGACAGATTCACAGGTAGATCAAATACAGCAAACAACACATATAATAACATTATAAATCTAAAATAAGTTAATAAATTGTGacataacacaatataaagaaatcaaaccTCTAATAATAGAATACATTATAACAAAACAGGATCCAACcaaatcaaatgttaaatattagaATACATGATACAAACaactttcacaaaaataaatgaaaaattcaaagatttaaaatattaagagaaaaactattttttgagctttttgttcatttcactttcatttaacACAACCCATACAACTTAttctaataaatacaaaaagttcCTGGATCGTCATCATTTGTATGATTATGTGTAACGGAAGAATCAATTCTCAATCATTTTTGAAAACTTAATAAATAACCTACACAATTATCGATAAGACTCAACCTTTAACATTGGGAACGAAAGTACtttatgatgataataatagtaaataaaacaattataataatgataatgtatAGACTGAATGTATCATTGTCAGAATACTGCTGGGTAAACATTGTGATTAATCACCAAAGCCAGTTCGGAGTTcatgaattaaatattaatactTCTAtataaataacttatttttacGTTTTTTGGGGGCTTCATCCAAAAAACACCTATTTTAATCAATTTATCTGCATGATCATAaaaggttgttgttgtggtgtaagaaatgaatatgtaaagacaaataaaaagaacacacacatacagatgttGTGGCAATAAAACATGACCAGACTTCTACAATGTTCATGTTTCCTGACCGCTGACAGACCGCGTACAACATGATTTAACACTTAAACATCAAATATGGactcctatttaaaaagataatcagtgccctctccttctctcctcctcctcacttctcctcctgctgctcggTCCTTCTACCCCGTCAGTGTCCCTGTCCCCTCTTACTGTCACCCGTCGCGTAGGTCACCCGTACCAAAACAGGACCCCtccaaaaaagaagaagccgCGGACGTCGTTCAGCcggctgcaggtgtgtgagct of Eleginops maclovinus isolate JMC-PN-2008 ecotype Puerto Natales chromosome 22, JC_Emac_rtc_rv5, whole genome shotgun sequence contains these proteins:
- the tlx1 gene encoding T-cell leukemia homeobox protein 1, coding for MDHTGIPGAHLQEHPHAEPISFGIEHILSMESCMLSARMHEQDYGHGAYNNSGANGGGYMYGNTGYNGTSSACGMAPIGSAYHMNVGVNANGTNVTSAGHGVIRVPAHRPLSCGSSAGSAPPGAGNINLSAITFPWMESNRRFTKDRFTVSLSPLTVTRRVGHPYQNRTPPKKKKPRTSFSRLQVCELEKRFHRQKYLASAERAALAKTLKMTDAQVKTWFQNRRTKWRRQTAEEREAERQQANRILMQLQQEAFQKTINQPVTPDPLCLQNSSLYALQNLQPWTENTAKISSVSACE